Genomic segment of Bacillota bacterium:
ATGGCGTTGTCCAGCAGGTTGCCCAGCACCTGCGCCAGCCGGTCGCGGTCGGCGGCCAGCGGAGGAAGCCCCTCCGGCACCGCCGCCTCCACCCGGTAGCCGCCCGCCGCCAGCTCCGCCCTGCGCAGCGCCAGCGCCCCCGCCACCGCCGCCCCCAGCTCCACCGGCTCGATGCGCAGGGTCACGTCGCGCCGCTCGATGCGGTTGAGCTCCTGGAGGTCCTCCACCAGCCGGCTGAGGCGCCCGATCTCGCCCTGCAGCGTGGCCAGCGTCTCCGGCCCCGGCTCCAGGAGCCCGTCCCGCAGCGCCTCCACGTACCCCTGGAGCGTGGCCAGCGGGTTGCGCAGCTCGTGCGCCACGTCGTCCACCAGGTCGCGCCGGGTCCGCTCGCTCTCGTCCAGCCGCTCCGCCAGCCGGTTGAGCGCCTGGCCCAACCGGTCCAGCTCGGGATCGCCCGAGGGCCCAAGGCGGACGCCGTAGTCGCCGGCGGCGATCCGTGCCGCGGCGGCGACCGCCCGCTCCAGCGGGGCGAGGATGGCCCGGCCGAGGAAGATCGCCAGCAGCACGGCGGCCGCCGTCGCCACGCCGCCGGCCAGGAGCATGTCCGTGGCCACCCCCGAGGCCACCTCCGCCGGCAGCCCTGCCCGGGTCCAGGCGTCCAGGCGGACGAAGACCAGCAGCTCGTGGACCAGCGTGGCCAGGAGGACGACGCCGACGAAGCCGAGGAGAAGGCGGGCGGAGAGGGTGAGCGGGTGGCGCGTCGCCTGCCGCATGACCGCCTTCAGGCGCCCACGGCGCCCGCCGCCGCCCGCGCGGGCGCCTCCACCGGCGGGGAGGCGGGCGCGGAGGCCAGCAGCCGGCGGAGGAACCGGCCGGTATGGCTCCGCTCCACCCGCGCCACGTCCTCGGGCGTCCCCTCGGCCACCAGCTCACCGCCGCGCTCGCCGCCCTCGGGTCCCAGGTCGATCACCCAGTCGGCCGACTTGATCACGTCCAGGTTGTGCTCGATCACGATCACGGTGTTTCCCTGGTCCACCAGCCGCTGGAGGACGGCCAACAGCTTCTCGACGTCGGCCATGTGCAGGCCGGTGGTGGGCTCGTCCAGGATGTAGACGGCGTCGCCCTCGGAGCGGCGGCTCAGCTCCGTGGCCAGCTTGACCCGCTGCGCCTCGCCGCCCGAGAGCGTGGTGGCCGGCTGCCCCAGTTCGATATAGCCCAGCCCCACGTCGGCCAGCGTCTCCAGGCGCCGGCGGATGGCCGGGATGGCGGAGAAGAAGTCGAGCGCCTCGTCCACGGTCATCTCCAGCACGTCCGCGATCGACTTCCCCTTGTAGCGGATCTCCAGCGTCTCCCGGTTGTACCGCTTCCCCTTGCAGACCTCGCACGGCACGTAGACGTCGGGCAGGAAGTTCATCTCGATCTTCAGGATCCCGTCGCCGCGGCAGGCCTCGCAGCGGCCGCCCTTGACGTTGAACGAGAAGCGGCCGGGCTTGTAGCCGCGGAGCCTCGCCTCCGGGGTCTGCGCGAAGGCGCGCCGGATGTCGTCGAAGACGCCGGTGTAGGTGGCCGGGTTGGAGCGGGGCGTGCGGCCGATGGGCGACTGGTCGACATCGACCACCTTCCGCAGCCCGTCCAGCCCCTCGATGCCCCGGTGGCGGCCCGGCTCCGTCCGCGCCCCGTTCAGCCGCCGGGCCAGCGCGCGGTAGAGGATCTCGTTGACCAGCGTCGACTTGCCCGAGCCCGAGACGCCGGTGACCACGGTGAAGAGGCCGAGCGGGAAGCGGACGTCGATCCCCTTCAGGTTGTGCTCGGCGGCACCGCGGACGGTCAGCCAGCGGCCGCGCTCCGGCGTGCGCCGCCGCCCCGGCACCTCGATCCGCCGCCGGCCGGAGAGGAACTGGCCGGTGATCGACTCGGGCACCCGAGCCACCTCGTCCGGCGTCCCGGCGGCCACCACCCGGCCACCGTGCTTGCCCGCCCCCGGCCCGATGTCGACGACGAAGTCGGCCGAGCGGATGGTCTCCTCGTCGTGCTCCACCACCAGCACCGTGTTCCCCTGGTCGCGGAGCTTCTCCAGCGTGGCGATCAGGCGGGCGTTGTCGCGCTGGTGGAGGCCGATCGACGGTTCGTCCAGGATGTAGAGGACGCCGGTCAGCCCCGAGCCGATCTGCGTCGCCAGCCGGATCCGCTGCGCCTCGCCGCCCGAGAGCGTGCTCGCCGCCCGGTCGAGCGTCAGGTAGTCCAGCCCCACATCGACCAGGAAGCGGAGCCGCGCGTCGATCTCCTTCCTCACCAGGCGCGCGATCGTCCGCTCCCGCTCGTTCAGCTCCTCGTCCAGCGAGGCGTTCCACTCCAGCGCCCCGGTGATGGGCAGCGCCGTCACCTGGGCGATGTTCAGCCCGCCCACCGTCACCGCCAGCGCCTCGGGGCGGAGCCGCCGGCCGCCGCAGGCCGGGCAGGGGTGGGTGGACATGTACTCCTCCAGCTCCTGGCGCATCGACTCCGATCCCGACTCGCGGTAGATCTTCTCCAGCGTCGGCACGACGCCGGCCCAGGTGACCGTCCGCTCGCGCTCGCGGCCGTAGAGGCTCCGGTAGCGGAAACGGACGGGCCGCTCCGACCCGTGCAGGAGAACCTCCAGGAAGTCGCTGCCCGCCCGCTCCAGCGGCGTCGTCCAGCCGACGCCCCAGGCGTCGGCCACGGCGCGCAGGAGCTGGTTGTAGTAGTGCGAGTAGTGCCAGTGGTTGTTCCAGGGGGCGACGGCACCCTCGGCCAGGCTGAGGTGGAGGTCGGGGACCACCTTCTCGGGGTCGATCTCCATCTTGTAGCCCAGCCCCATGCACTCCGGGCAGGCGCCGTAGGGGCTGTTGAAGGAGAAGCTGCGCGGCGTCAGCTCGGCCAGGCTGGTGCCGTGCTCGATGCAGGCGAACTTCTGGCTGAAGACCAGCTCCCCGCCGGCCTCGCCCTCGCGCCCCACCCGCTGCACCATGGCGATCCCGTCGCCCCACTGGAGCGCCGTCTCCAGGGAGTCGGCCAGCCGCGTGGCGATCTCCGGCCGGACCGCCAACCGGTCGACGACGATCTCGATCGAGTGCTTCCGGTTCTTTTCCAGGGCAGGAAGCTCGTCCAGCGTCCGCACCTCCCCGTCGACGCGGGCGCGGACGAAGCCGGCGCGGCGGATCTGCTCGAAGACCTGCCTGTGCTCGCCCTTCCTGCCGCGGACGACGGGCGCCAGCAGGAGGATGCGCTCCCCCTCCGGCAGGGCCAGCACCTGGTCCACCATCTGCTCCACCGTCTGGCTCTGGATCGGCCGCCCGCAGATGGGGCAGTG
This window contains:
- the uvrA gene encoding excinuclease ABC subunit UvrA, with product MAAQSKLVIRGARQHNLKNIDLEIPRDALVVITGLSGSGKSSLAFDTIYAEGQRRYVESLSAYARQFLGQMNKPDVDSIEGLSPAISIDQKSTSHNPRSTVGTVTEIYDYLRLLFARVGRPHCPICGRPIQSQTVEQMVDQVLALPEGERILLLAPVVRGRKGEHRQVFEQIRRAGFVRARVDGEVRTLDELPALEKNRKHSIEIVVDRLAVRPEIATRLADSLETALQWGDGIAMVQRVGREGEAGGELVFSQKFACIEHGTSLAELTPRSFSFNSPYGACPECMGLGYKMEIDPEKVVPDLHLSLAEGAVAPWNNHWHYSHYYNQLLRAVADAWGVGWTTPLERAGSDFLEVLLHGSERPVRFRYRSLYGRERERTVTWAGVVPTLEKIYRESGSESMRQELEEYMSTHPCPACGGRRLRPEALAVTVGGLNIAQVTALPITGALEWNASLDEELNERERTIARLVRKEIDARLRFLVDVGLDYLTLDRAASTLSGGEAQRIRLATQIGSGLTGVLYILDEPSIGLHQRDNARLIATLEKLRDQGNTVLVVEHDEETIRSADFVVDIGPGAGKHGGRVVAAGTPDEVARVPESITGQFLSGRRRIEVPGRRRTPERGRWLTVRGAAEHNLKGIDVRFPLGLFTVVTGVSGSGKSTLVNEILYRALARRLNGARTEPGRHRGIEGLDGLRKVVDVDQSPIGRTPRSNPATYTGVFDDIRRAFAQTPEARLRGYKPGRFSFNVKGGRCEACRGDGILKIEMNFLPDVYVPCEVCKGKRYNRETLEIRYKGKSIADVLEMTVDEALDFFSAIPAIRRRLETLADVGLGYIELGQPATTLSGGEAQRVKLATELSRRSEGDAVYILDEPTTGLHMADVEKLLAVLQRLVDQGNTVIVIEHNLDVIKSADWVIDLGPEGGERGGELVAEGTPEDVARVERSHTGRFLRRLLASAPASPPVEAPARAAAGAVGA
- a CDS encoding ATP-binding protein; amino-acid sequence: MRQATRHPLTLSARLLLGFVGVVLLATLVHELLVFVRLDAWTRAGLPAEVASGVATDMLLAGGVATAAAVLLAIFLGRAILAPLERAVAAAARIAAGDYGVRLGPSGDPELDRLGQALNRLAERLDESERTRRDLVDDVAHELRNPLATLQGYVEALRDGLLEPGPETLATLQGEIGRLSRLVEDLQELNRIERRDVTLRIEPVELGAAVAGALALRRAELAAGGYRVEAAVPEGLPPLAADRDRLAQVLGNLLDNAIRYTPSGGRIRVEAVLEPRPGPGRGRQALLWSVGNSGPGLAPEEARHVFDRFYRAERSRARATGGAGLGLAIVRGLVEMHGGRIEVSSLPEEAELAGDPPERWTEFRLRWPVWR